The Halogeometricum rufum genome has a segment encoding these proteins:
- a CDS encoding PAS domain-containing sensor histidine kinase, which yields MTSPPPEIYRLIFHETPNPTVVTDDSFAIVDVNQACLDFTGYAREEMLGSMPTFLVNDPNTYEEMIQALDRGDPWEGELEAVTKSDERVFGRGATFPLVTDGERVGYAGIFIDLSERRRSEQTVNVLNRVLRHNIRNDANVVGGALSTVRDAISGVERELVDRAVDRVERLLDRAETARDLHELLDRSPAALSPTDLCAVVETTVPPLVGDETTLHLDVPGDPVRVLADDAVSRAVAALVENAVEYNDASDPAVWVDVETTPTEAVVTVADDGSGIEPERVDYLFGRREDSQLRHGQGLSLFFVDRLLEFYGGSVAYRPRDPTGCVFELRFRRVPASS from the coding sequence ATGACCTCGCCGCCACCGGAAATCTACCGGCTGATATTCCACGAGACGCCGAACCCGACCGTCGTGACGGACGACTCGTTCGCCATCGTCGACGTCAACCAGGCGTGTCTCGACTTCACGGGCTACGCGCGCGAGGAGATGTTGGGGTCGATGCCGACGTTCCTCGTGAACGACCCGAACACGTACGAGGAGATGATTCAGGCGCTCGACCGGGGCGACCCGTGGGAGGGCGAGTTGGAGGCCGTCACGAAGTCCGACGAGCGGGTCTTCGGTCGCGGCGCGACGTTTCCGCTCGTCACCGACGGCGAACGGGTCGGCTACGCGGGTATCTTCATCGACCTCTCCGAGCGTCGGCGGAGCGAACAGACGGTCAACGTGCTGAACCGCGTCCTCCGGCACAACATCCGCAACGACGCGAACGTCGTCGGCGGCGCCCTCTCGACGGTCCGCGACGCCATCTCGGGCGTCGAGCGCGAACTCGTCGACAGGGCCGTCGACCGGGTCGAACGACTCCTCGACAGGGCCGAGACGGCGCGTGACCTCCACGAACTCCTCGACCGGTCGCCGGCCGCCCTCTCGCCGACGGACCTCTGTGCGGTGGTCGAGACGACGGTTCCGCCCTTGGTCGGTGACGAGACGACGCTGCACCTCGACGTTCCCGGTGACCCGGTTCGGGTGCTCGCCGACGACGCCGTATCGCGCGCCGTCGCCGCCCTCGTGGAGAACGCCGTCGAGTACAACGACGCTTCAGACCCGGCTGTCTGGGTCGACGTCGAGACGACGCCGACGGAGGCGGTGGTGACCGTCGCGGACGACGGGTCGGGAATCGAACCCGAACGCGTCGACTACCTGTTCGGGCGGCGCGAGGACTCGCAACTCCGCCACGGACAGGGCCTCAGTCTCTTCTTCGTCGACCGGTTACTCGAGTTCTACGGCGGGTCGGTCGCCTACCGACCGCGCGACCCGACGGGGTGCGTCTTCGAGTTGCGGTTCCGCCGCGTCCCCGCCTCGAGTTGA
- a CDS encoding deoxyuridine 5'-triphosphate nucleotidohydrolase: MFRSGAFVADHVEPTDESQVQPNGVDLTLESLYEQISPGRLDTEGKEIGDREAVSIDESVGAYALPPGGYILQYAETIHIPAGHVGFLYPRSSLMRNSCMLNTAVWDAGYEGRGEGLLQVHCDVELEPGARVAQLVLARANHDGEYDGSYQGERVDRPER; encoded by the coding sequence ATGTTCAGAAGCGGCGCGTTCGTCGCGGACCACGTCGAACCGACCGACGAGTCGCAGGTACAGCCCAACGGCGTCGACCTGACGCTCGAATCGCTGTACGAACAGATTTCGCCCGGCCGACTCGACACCGAGGGGAAAGAGATCGGGGACAGAGAGGCCGTCTCGATAGACGAGAGCGTCGGCGCGTACGCCCTCCCACCCGGCGGGTACATCCTCCAGTACGCCGAGACGATTCACATTCCGGCGGGCCACGTCGGCTTCCTCTACCCGCGGTCGTCGCTCATGCGCAACTCCTGCATGCTCAACACCGCCGTCTGGGACGCCGGCTACGAGGGCCGGGGCGAGGGCCTGTTGCAGGTCCACTGCGACGTCGAACTCGAACCCGGTGCGCGCGTCGCGCAACTCGTCCTCGCCCGTGCGAACCACGACGGCGAGTACGACGGGAGCTATCAGGGCGAACGGGTCGACCGACCCGAAAGGTAG
- a CDS encoding tail fiber domain-containing protein: MTDKPLAGDGTEPTEDDADADEPPFVRASRRGVLATLGAVGLLGYVGTDTASGEVLSGVRNNAPEETQVVAGGEENSATGNYAAITGGFRNEATNDYTAIAGGQENVASGLQSFVGSGYLNQALGDQSTVSGGNNNAAQGKGSTVAGGGLTNDGAIPDAAGGGTRQGGNRAWDDFCTVSGGVRNWAGSPGNDRQSSASATVGGGEANTAFGGKWVTIGGGRANTTRAAYATIAGGWQNYASGDETAIGGGRGNVAGGRNATVGGGRRNEADGQDATVAGGDRNASTGQYATVGGGVENDASTNATVAGGVGNSASGEHSTVSGGANNVADVRGTTVAGGGGEGEGPVEVGNNRTNGNRALDNFCTVSGGRRNQAGSPGDDPESAPFATVSGGEANTAFKRATVGGGFNNTASGEESTVGGGFNHTASGAGATIGGGTGNTASGPGATAAGGGGNDADGDSATVGGGFLNRAAGEGATAAGGIENRVEGQTATVGGGFNNAATGERGTVAGGILNVASGEFATVGGGGGNTATGVRSTVPGGSENVASGRFSFAAGRLAKTESDNGTAHDGAVVFADATDSEFRSQGPNEFRSQMPVYAPSFNNTSARAKKQSIAPVSPDAVLDGVTELDVSTWEFTDTDDGRHMGPMAGDFHDAFELGDDDETIASVDADGVALAAIQGLADRLERKNDRIDRLRDRLAAREGRVEDLEDENEALRERQAELEDRLDALEVAVADAESS; the protein is encoded by the coding sequence ATGACAGACAAGCCGCTCGCGGGAGACGGGACCGAACCGACCGAAGATGACGCGGACGCCGACGAACCGCCGTTCGTCCGCGCGTCGCGGCGCGGCGTGCTGGCGACGCTTGGAGCGGTCGGGTTGTTGGGATACGTCGGGACGGACACCGCGTCGGGCGAGGTCCTCTCCGGTGTGAGAAACAACGCGCCCGAAGAAACGCAGGTTGTAGCTGGTGGTGAAGAAAACAGCGCAACAGGCAACTACGCCGCCATCACCGGCGGATTCCGAAACGAGGCGACGAACGACTACACGGCCATCGCCGGCGGGCAAGAGAACGTCGCGAGCGGACTCCAGTCGTTCGTCGGCAGCGGGTATCTCAATCAGGCGCTCGGCGACCAGTCGACGGTTAGTGGTGGGAACAACAACGCCGCTCAGGGGAAGGGGTCGACCGTCGCCGGTGGCGGACTCACGAACGACGGAGCGATACCGGACGCGGCCGGTGGAGGGACGCGACAAGGCGGGAACAGGGCGTGGGACGACTTCTGTACGGTCAGCGGCGGCGTACGTAACTGGGCGGGGAGTCCGGGGAACGACCGACAGAGTTCCGCGTCCGCGACCGTCGGTGGCGGCGAGGCCAACACGGCCTTCGGCGGCAAGTGGGTGACTATCGGTGGCGGCCGCGCAAACACCACTCGGGCGGCATACGCGACGATAGCCGGTGGGTGGCAGAATTACGCTAGCGGCGACGAGACGGCTATCGGCGGGGGTCGCGGGAACGTCGCGGGCGGACGGAACGCGACGGTCGGCGGCGGTCGGCGAAACGAGGCCGACGGTCAGGACGCGACTGTCGCCGGTGGTGATCGGAACGCGTCAACGGGACAGTACGCCACCGTTGGTGGTGGCGTTGAGAACGACGCGAGCACTAACGCGACCGTCGCCGGAGGAGTCGGAAACAGCGCCAGCGGGGAACACTCGACCGTCTCCGGCGGCGCTAACAACGTCGCCGACGTGCGGGGGACGACCGTCGCCGGTGGTGGAGGCGAGGGTGAAGGCCCTGTCGAAGTCGGTAACAACCGAACGAACGGGAACCGTGCTCTCGACAACTTCTGCACGGTGAGCGGCGGTCGCCGGAATCAGGCCGGGAGTCCGGGAGATGACCCCGAGAGCGCGCCTTTCGCGACGGTGAGTGGTGGCGAGGCCAACACAGCTTTCAAGCGCGCCACCGTCGGCGGGGGCTTCAACAACACCGCGAGCGGCGAGGAGTCGACCGTCGGTGGGGGCTTCAACCACACGGCTAGCGGTGCAGGGGCCACTATCGGCGGTGGAACGGGGAATACCGCGAGTGGTCCGGGTGCAACCGCTGCAGGCGGTGGCGGGAACGACGCTGACGGCGACTCAGCTACCGTCGGTGGTGGATTCTTGAATCGTGCTGCTGGCGAAGGCGCGACGGCCGCTGGGGGCATCGAAAACCGCGTCGAAGGCCAGACTGCGACGGTCGGTGGGGGATTCAATAACGCGGCGACTGGCGAGCGAGGCACAGTCGCCGGTGGCATCCTCAACGTGGCGAGTGGAGAGTTCGCTACTGTTGGTGGAGGCGGCGGGAACACAGCGACCGGCGTCCGTTCGACCGTTCCGGGTGGCTCCGAGAACGTGGCAAGCGGGCGATTTTCTTTCGCCGCCGGCCGTCTGGCGAAGACTGAATCGGACAACGGGACTGCACACGACGGCGCAGTCGTCTTCGCCGACGCGACCGACAGCGAGTTCCGCTCGCAGGGTCCCAACGAGTTCCGTTCGCAGATGCCGGTGTACGCGCCGTCGTTCAACAACACCAGCGCACGCGCGAAAAAGCAGTCCATCGCCCCCGTCTCGCCGGACGCGGTCCTCGACGGCGTCACCGAACTGGACGTGAGCACGTGGGAGTTCACGGACACCGACGACGGACGCCACATGGGGCCGATGGCGGGAGACTTCCACGACGCGTTCGAGTTGGGCGACGACGACGAGACCATCGCGAGCGTCGACGCGGACGGCGTCGCACTCGCCGCGATACAGGGCCTCGCGGATCGACTCGAACGGAAGAACGACCGTATCGACCGCCTGAGGGACCGCCTCGCCGCGAGGGAGGGCCGCGTCGAAGACCTCGAAGACGAGAACGAGGCGCTCCGAGAGCGGCAGGCGGAACTGGAAGACCGCCTCGATGCTCTCGAAGTGGCGGTGGCCGACGCCGAGTCGTCCTGA